A stretch of the Halomonas sp. BDJS001 genome encodes the following:
- a CDS encoding curli assembly protein CsgF — MKNIIKITASSALATIILATTLSLNANAGELIYTPINPSFGGDPFMGSYLLGKAQSQDTNTDPNARGIESLSSTERLIQSLESRLISQLISDVGAGDVGEGSFDSGDFSVVVRDEGGQLIVRVIDKVTGDVTNISVGGLFNP, encoded by the coding sequence ATGAAAAACATAATCAAAATAACAGCTAGCAGTGCCCTGGCAACCATCATCCTGGCAACTACGCTGTCCCTAAACGCAAACGCAGGAGAACTGATTTATACACCCATCAATCCCTCCTTTGGCGGCGACCCCTTCATGGGTAGCTACTTACTGGGTAAAGCGCAGTCGCAGGATACAAACACCGATCCTAATGCCAGGGGCATTGAGTCACTCTCATCGACCGAACGGCTTATTCAAAGTCTTGAGAGTCGCTTGATATCACAATTAATCAGTGATGTTGGGGCAGGTGATGTGGGTGAAGGATCGTTCGATAGCGGAGATTTTAGCGTTGTGGTACGTGATGAAGGCGGGCAGCTCATCGTAAGAGTGATCGATAAAGTTACCGGTGATGTTACCAATATTAGCGTGGGAGGTTTATTTAACCCCTGA
- a CDS encoding CsgG/HfaB family protein → MKIIASLLMVGLLSGCAGMVATSENLEGAQATLTPRGATYQDLVSLPPPAGRIFVSVYDFRDQTGQYRPAPASTFSTAVTQGAAAMLTGALADSGWFIPLERVGLQNLLTERRIIRAEFERFGQPDTLPSLRAASVMLEGGIIAYESNVRTGGAGAEYFGIGASGQYQVDQVTVNLRAVEISTGEVLANVTTTKTIYSKEMRAGVYRFIDFRRLLEAEVGLTTNEPVQLAVMSAIESAVIHLVARGVENNLWNLGNNVNLQDTILADYLDAPVPML, encoded by the coding sequence ATGAAAATTATCGCTTCGCTACTCATGGTTGGTTTGCTCAGCGGCTGTGCTGGAATGGTCGCGACATCTGAAAATTTAGAAGGAGCACAAGCAACGCTCACGCCCCGGGGGGCAACCTATCAAGACTTGGTCTCTTTACCCCCACCAGCAGGACGAATATTCGTTTCAGTTTACGACTTCCGTGACCAAACAGGTCAGTACCGACCCGCCCCCGCCAGCACGTTTTCAACCGCTGTAACACAAGGTGCGGCGGCAATGCTGACTGGAGCACTAGCAGACTCCGGCTGGTTTATACCGCTTGAACGAGTAGGGTTACAGAACTTACTTACTGAAAGACGCATTATTCGCGCTGAGTTCGAGCGGTTCGGTCAGCCAGATACATTGCCATCACTCCGTGCTGCCTCTGTGATGCTCGAAGGCGGCATTATCGCCTACGAATCAAACGTGCGCACCGGTGGCGCAGGTGCTGAGTATTTTGGCATTGGCGCCTCAGGGCAATACCAAGTTGACCAGGTAACGGTCAACTTACGCGCGGTTGAAATATCCACTGGCGAAGTACTGGCTAATGTAACCACGACAAAAACCATCTATTCAAAAGAAATGCGAGCGGGCGTTTATCGTTTTATCGACTTTCGACGTTTGCTAGAAGCTGAAGTGGGACTTACCACCAATGAGCCAGTACAGCTCGCCGTCATGTCAGCGATTGAATCAGCAGTTATACATTTAGTCGCGAGAGGGGTAGAGAATAACCTCTGGAATCTGGGCAATAATGTTAATTTGCAAGATACCATCTTGGCAGATTACCTGGATGCCCCAGTGCCCATGTTGTAA
- the argC gene encoding N-acetyl-gamma-glutamyl-phosphate reductase, which yields MIKVGIVGGTGYTGVELLRLLAQHPQVNVAMITSRSETGVKVCDMYPNLRGHYDTLAFSEPDAKQLGAMDAVFFATPHGVAHALAGELLDNGTRVIDLSADFRLRDADEWSHWYGQAHGAPELLQEAVYGLPEMHREKIKNARLIAVPGCYPTSVQLGYLPLLEAGLIDPGQLIADCKSGVTGAGRGAKVGSLLAEASESMKAYGASGHRHLPEISQGLKDIQQSAVGLTFVPHLTPMIRGIHATLYGQLTADPGDLQALFEQRYANEPFVDVMPVGSHPETRSVKGINTCRLAVHRPNNGNTVVVLSVIDNLVKGASGQAIQNLNLMFGFEENTGLTAPALMP from the coding sequence GTGATTAAGGTCGGCATTGTTGGCGGTACCGGGTATACCGGCGTTGAGTTACTGCGGCTACTCGCCCAGCACCCCCAGGTCAACGTCGCCATGATTACCTCGCGCTCGGAAACCGGCGTCAAAGTGTGCGATATGTACCCCAACCTGCGCGGCCATTACGACACCCTGGCGTTTAGCGAGCCGGATGCAAAACAGCTGGGTGCTATGGATGCGGTGTTTTTTGCCACCCCCCACGGCGTTGCCCACGCTCTGGCGGGGGAGTTACTCGACAACGGCACACGAGTGATCGATCTGTCAGCCGACTTCCGGCTGCGCGATGCCGACGAATGGAGCCACTGGTACGGCCAGGCCCACGGCGCCCCGGAACTGTTGCAAGAGGCGGTTTACGGGCTGCCGGAAATGCACCGGGAGAAAATCAAAAACGCACGCTTAATTGCGGTTCCCGGTTGCTACCCCACCAGCGTTCAGTTGGGCTACCTGCCGCTTCTGGAAGCGGGTTTGATCGACCCAGGCCAACTCATTGCTGACTGCAAATCCGGCGTCACCGGGGCAGGCCGTGGCGCTAAAGTAGGTTCACTGCTCGCTGAAGCCAGCGAGTCGATGAAGGCCTACGGCGCCTCGGGCCACCGCCACCTGCCGGAAATCAGCCAAGGACTTAAGGATATCCAGCAATCCGCGGTTGGCTTGACCTTTGTCCCCCACCTAACGCCGATGATTCGCGGTATTCACGCGACACTCTATGGTCAGCTAACCGCTGATCCCGGCGATCTGCAGGCACTCTTTGAGCAGCGCTATGCCAATGAACCCTTTGTCGATGTAATGCCTGTGGGAAGCCATCCTGAAACGCGCAGTGTCAAAGGCATCAACACCTGCCGTCTGGCCGTCCACCGGCCTAACAATGGCAACACGGTGGTCGTGCTATCAGTGATCGATAACCTGGTCAAAGGCGCTTCGGGCCAAGCGATCCAAAACCTCAACCTGATGTTTGGCTTTGAAGAGAATACTGGGCTCACTGCCCCAGCCCTGATGCCTTAA
- a CDS encoding amino acid ABC transporter ATP-binding protein produces MNETLNNTMQPIVRMQQLNKHFGNLHVLNNIDLTIVPGEVVVIIGASGSGKSTLIRCINGLEEFQSGSLVVDNNELLPHGKSTKALQTIRTEVGMVFQQFNLFPHLSVIDNVTLAPMKVRGLSREDAVSNAKRLLDRVGIADQAEKYPSQLSGGQQQRVALARALAMEPRLMLFDEPTSALDPEMIGEVLDAMRELAKEGMTMVIVTHEMGFAREVADRVIFIHKGEITEQGHPEKLFDSPQHERTQSFLARVLKH; encoded by the coding sequence ATGAACGAGACATTGAACAACACAATGCAACCGATTGTGCGTATGCAGCAGCTCAACAAGCACTTTGGCAACCTGCACGTACTCAACAATATTGATCTTACGATTGTGCCCGGTGAAGTGGTGGTGATTATCGGTGCCAGTGGTTCAGGCAAATCCACGCTCATTCGCTGTATTAACGGTTTGGAAGAGTTCCAATCCGGCAGCCTGGTAGTCGATAACAATGAGCTACTGCCCCATGGCAAGAGCACTAAAGCACTGCAAACTATCCGCACCGAAGTCGGCATGGTGTTTCAGCAGTTCAACCTCTTTCCTCACCTCAGCGTGATCGACAACGTCACTCTGGCACCAATGAAAGTGCGCGGTTTAAGCCGAGAAGACGCGGTCAGCAACGCTAAGCGCCTGCTTGACCGGGTGGGAATCGCCGATCAGGCCGAAAAGTACCCCAGCCAGCTCTCAGGCGGCCAGCAGCAGCGTGTCGCGCTGGCTCGCGCCTTGGCCATGGAACCCCGCCTAATGCTGTTTGACGAGCCCACATCAGCGCTTGACCCGGAAATGATCGGTGAAGTGCTGGATGCCATGCGCGAGCTGGCCAAAGAGGGCATGACCATGGTGATTGTCACCCATGAGATGGGCTTTGCTCGCGAGGTTGCCGACCGGGTGATTTTTATCCATAAAGGCGAAATTACTGAGCAGGGCCACCCGGAAAAACTGTTCGATTCACCTCAACACGAACGCACGCAATCCTTCCTGGCGCGGGTACTCAAACATTAA
- a CDS encoding amino acid ABC transporter permease, translating to MDVNFQFDWSAAIGSIPYLLPGIPWTLLISFGGLAIGFFIGIFFGLLRISPLRWLRWPAIIYVEVFRGTPILVQVLFIFYGLPQLLGGPINALVAGIAAIAVNSGAYISEIVRGGVQSIERGQGEASLSLGLSRSQAFRYVIWPQAFRRMIPPLGNQGIISIKDTSLFSVIGVGELVRQGQIYIATTFTALEVYFMVALMYLAITWTLSIILRQLERRGLAGQ from the coding sequence GTGGACGTCAATTTTCAGTTTGATTGGTCAGCGGCGATTGGGTCTATCCCTTACCTGCTGCCTGGTATTCCCTGGACGCTACTGATCTCGTTTGGCGGCTTGGCCATAGGTTTCTTTATCGGCATCTTCTTTGGCCTGTTACGCATCAGCCCGCTACGCTGGTTACGCTGGCCAGCCATTATCTATGTTGAGGTGTTTCGCGGCACGCCTATTCTGGTTCAGGTGCTGTTTATCTTTTATGGCTTACCGCAACTACTGGGCGGCCCCATTAACGCTTTGGTCGCAGGTATTGCCGCCATTGCGGTGAACTCCGGCGCCTATATCTCGGAAATTGTCCGCGGCGGCGTCCAGTCGATCGAACGCGGCCAAGGTGAAGCTTCGCTCTCCCTGGGGCTCTCCCGGAGCCAGGCGTTTCGCTATGTGATCTGGCCCCAGGCGTTTCGGCGCATGATTCCTCCCCTGGGTAACCAGGGCATCATCAGCATCAAAGACACCTCACTGTTTTCAGTGATCGGCGTCGGTGAACTGGTGCGTCAGGGACAAATCTACATCGCCACCACCTTCACCGCCCTTGAGGTCTACTTTATGGTCGCCCTGATGTATCTGGCGATCACCTGGACGCTCTCCATCATCCTGCGCCAACTTGAGCGCAGAGGCCTGGCCGGACAATAA
- a CDS encoding curlin subunit CsgB, with product MKTQITTLAAAVAFAMSTAAFAQYSGGSDSTIYQSGNNNTNDVTQWGSQNSRIYQQGSYNSATVSQDDVSGVATTLPGLNDSGIEQFGSGNSADVTQLGTKNDSTVYQETLFNSATVDQEGYKNVSVVEEIGFYNDADITQSGKFNDSYAYIEGFSNDATVNQDGAGNKSVVEQNGAFNDAEITQTGSYNDSYAYMGGNRNDAVVNQNGYSLESTILANGDHNTYNVAQSGYGHDSYIETHGSYNNNAVTQSGAFWGQHTSSIVTYGNGNVNTVSQGH from the coding sequence ATGAAAACTCAAATCACCACTCTCGCTGCCGCTGTTGCCTTTGCTATGAGTACTGCTGCTTTTGCACAGTATTCAGGTGGTAGTGACTCCACGATTTATCAAAGCGGTAATAACAATACAAATGATGTTACCCAGTGGGGATCGCAAAACTCACGCATTTATCAACAAGGCAGCTATAACTCAGCAACAGTATCACAAGATGATGTCTCCGGTGTTGCTACAACACTACCAGGCCTTAATGACTCTGGTATAGAACAATTTGGTAGCGGTAACTCGGCCGACGTTACCCAGTTAGGCACTAAGAATGACTCTACCGTATATCAAGAAACCCTCTTTAACAGCGCGACTGTTGACCAAGAAGGTTATAAAAATGTTTCAGTAGTAGAGGAAATTGGTTTCTACAATGACGCAGACATTACCCAAAGTGGTAAATTTAATGATAGCTACGCCTACATTGAAGGATTTTCCAATGATGCGACTGTCAACCAAGATGGCGCTGGGAATAAGTCTGTAGTTGAGCAAAACGGTGCTTTCAATGATGCTGAAATCACACAGACTGGCTCATATAACGATAGCTATGCTTATATGGGTGGTAACCGCAATGACGCCGTTGTAAATCAAAATGGTTACTCTTTAGAGAGCACCATTCTAGCTAATGGTGATCACAACACCTATAACGTAGCTCAGTCTGGCTATGGTCACGACTCTTATATCGAAACTCATGGCAGCTATAACAACAATGCCGTTACGCAAAGCGGTGCTTTCTGGGGTCAGCACACCTCTAGCATCGTTACCTACGGCAATGGCAACGTTAACACTGTTAGCCAAGGCCACTAA
- the erpA gene encoding iron-sulfur cluster insertion protein ErpA, whose amino-acid sequence MSGAEAFVPTPLLLSDSARKRINALIAEENNPSLKLRVYVTGGGCSGFQYGFDFADNVADDDTVIEFGNAALVVDPLSYQYLVGSTVDYEEGLAGARFRVQNPNATTTCGCGASFMV is encoded by the coding sequence ATGAGCGGTGCAGAAGCCTTTGTTCCTACCCCTCTACTGCTCTCTGATAGCGCACGCAAACGTATTAATGCGCTGATTGCCGAAGAGAATAACCCATCCCTCAAACTGCGGGTCTACGTGACCGGTGGCGGCTGTTCAGGTTTTCAGTACGGTTTCGACTTTGCTGATAACGTCGCAGACGATGACACCGTTATTGAGTTCGGTAACGCTGCCCTAGTGGTTGATCCCCTCTCCTACCAATATTTGGTCGGCTCCACCGTCGACTACGAAGAGGGCCTGGCGGGCGCGCGTTTTCGCGTTCAAAACCCCAATGCCACCACCACCTGCGGCTGCGGCGCCTCCTTTATGGTCTAA
- a CDS encoding chloride channel protein, translating into MARFSLSDFTLESFRRQLANVDALPQLCVLGLVSGVITGAVMVAFRLLLEAGAALYMTDGDPEAFESMAPWLRALLPMLAVTLVGVLLYRQKPAARKLGVGHVIERLTYHQGRFPLRNWLNQWWVGVISVLGGLSAGREGPAIHLGAAAASGLGQQMRLPNNSLRVLVACGTAAAISASFNTPIAGVIFAMEVVMMEYTLMSFMPVILASTMGALMAQLAYGNEPAFRIPEIALGSLINLPWIVMTGLVIGLLAGLFIHISRSQRIMQWPLWMRLGLVGVATGVVAWWFPQVQGIGYDSVAAALNNQLEIKVLLALMIIKLLITALTVAGGVPIGIIGPVLVIGAATGALFGLLGGWLWPEKAADPGIYAMLGMAAMMGAVLQAPLAALMALLELTHTPSIMLPGMLAVVVACLTSRQLTGCEGFFISTVRYGLHPLQQPLMQALSRVSVPAVMERQLVRTERMITPEKARQLLETNPVWLVIERSSEQKPVLALKAAELARWLLEHDEALEGEDPPGDELIDLLEIPGQRLELAPIGLQATLSEAFLKLQNDALGALYVVHGYRPKQRRISGIITRGAIERYYHYTDPRGVDSRGTDA; encoded by the coding sequence GTGGCGCGTTTTTCCCTGTCGGATTTTACCTTAGAGAGTTTTCGTCGCCAGCTGGCCAACGTCGACGCCCTTCCGCAGCTATGTGTGCTGGGGCTGGTCTCAGGCGTTATTACCGGCGCTGTGATGGTAGCGTTTCGGCTGCTTTTGGAAGCGGGCGCCGCGCTCTACATGACCGATGGTGACCCAGAAGCGTTTGAAAGCATGGCACCGTGGCTGCGCGCGCTGTTGCCCATGCTGGCAGTAACGCTAGTGGGAGTGCTGCTGTACAGGCAAAAACCGGCGGCGCGTAAACTGGGTGTTGGCCATGTGATCGAGCGGCTTACCTACCACCAAGGCCGTTTTCCCCTGCGCAACTGGCTCAACCAGTGGTGGGTCGGTGTCATATCCGTCCTGGGTGGCCTCTCCGCTGGCCGTGAGGGGCCGGCGATTCACTTGGGGGCAGCGGCGGCCAGCGGGCTTGGCCAGCAGATGCGCCTGCCTAATAACAGTCTCAGGGTACTGGTTGCATGCGGGACTGCAGCCGCCATCTCCGCTTCCTTTAATACCCCCATTGCGGGTGTCATTTTCGCTATGGAAGTGGTGATGATGGAGTACACCTTGATGAGCTTTATGCCGGTGATATTGGCCTCCACCATGGGGGCGCTGATGGCGCAGTTGGCTTATGGCAATGAGCCCGCCTTCCGTATCCCTGAGATTGCACTAGGCTCATTGATCAACTTGCCTTGGATTGTCATGACGGGGCTTGTGATTGGCCTACTCGCAGGCTTGTTTATTCATATTTCTCGCAGCCAGCGGATTATGCAGTGGCCACTTTGGATGCGTCTGGGATTGGTGGGTGTAGCGACGGGTGTGGTGGCTTGGTGGTTCCCCCAGGTTCAAGGCATCGGCTATGACAGCGTAGCGGCCGCGCTCAATAATCAGTTGGAAATTAAAGTGCTGCTGGCGCTGATGATCATCAAACTGCTGATTACGGCGCTAACTGTCGCAGGCGGTGTGCCTATCGGTATTATTGGCCCTGTGCTGGTGATAGGCGCTGCCACAGGCGCGCTGTTTGGTCTGTTGGGTGGCTGGCTTTGGCCAGAGAAAGCCGCTGACCCAGGTATTTACGCGATGCTAGGCATGGCTGCGATGATGGGAGCGGTGCTCCAGGCACCCTTGGCCGCGCTTATGGCGCTTTTGGAGTTAACCCATACGCCGAGTATTATGCTACCTGGCATGTTGGCGGTGGTGGTGGCGTGTTTAACGTCACGTCAATTGACCGGTTGCGAAGGCTTTTTTATTAGCACGGTGCGCTACGGCCTGCATCCACTTCAGCAGCCGTTGATGCAGGCACTTTCGCGGGTCTCGGTGCCCGCGGTGATGGAGCGCCAACTGGTTCGCACCGAACGCATGATTACCCCTGAAAAGGCCCGGCAGTTACTTGAAACTAACCCTGTATGGCTGGTGATTGAGCGTTCGAGCGAACAAAAACCGGTGCTGGCGCTCAAAGCTGCAGAGTTGGCACGCTGGCTGCTTGAACACGATGAGGCGCTAGAGGGGGAGGATCCGCCTGGGGATGAACTCATTGACCTACTGGAAATCCCTGGGCAGCGTTTAGAGCTGGCGCCGATTGGGTTACAGGCGACGCTTTCTGAAGCGTTTCTAAAACTGCAGAATGACGCGCTGGGAGCGCTCTACGTAGTTCATGGCTATCGCCCAAAGCAGCGGCGTATTTCAGGTATTATCACCCGTGGCGCCATTGAGCGTTATTACCACTACACTGATCCACGCGGCGTCGATTCCCGTGGCACCGATGCGTAA
- the hemL gene encoding glutamate-1-semialdehyde 2,1-aminomutase has product MTTSAELFDLASRHIPGGVNSPVRAFKGLHRPPVFMERAQGAFLFDVEGNRYVDYVGSWGPMITGHADQDVLAAVRARLDNGLSFGTPTAVETTMADLICEMIPSMDMVRMTSSGTEATMSAIRLARGTTGRDKIVKFEGNYHGHSDSLLVKAGSGALTHGEPSSPGVPASLAEHTITLSFNDPEGVEACFSEIGDQIACIIVEPVAGNMNCIPPQPGFLETLRRVCNEHGSVLIFDEVMTGFRVALGGAQAHYGIVPDLTCLGKIVGGGMPVGAFGGKREIMQNISPLGPVYQAGTLSGNPLAMAAGVALLTKLQVPGFHDALSQRVNTLCTGLQERANAARVPMMTQSAGGMFGLFFTSQSRVDNFAQATACNPDAFRRFFGAMLDHGVYLAPSAYEAGFMSSAHTPEDIQFTLDAAEKAFAVM; this is encoded by the coding sequence ATGACTACATCAGCTGAACTATTTGACCTTGCCAGTCGCCATATCCCCGGTGGGGTCAACTCACCCGTCCGGGCATTTAAGGGGTTACACCGCCCGCCGGTCTTTATGGAGCGTGCTCAAGGTGCCTTTCTGTTTGACGTCGAAGGCAATCGCTACGTGGACTATGTCGGCTCCTGGGGGCCCATGATCACTGGGCATGCTGACCAAGACGTATTGGCTGCGGTGCGGGCACGATTGGATAACGGACTTTCCTTTGGTACCCCTACCGCGGTTGAAACCACCATGGCAGATTTGATCTGCGAGATGATCCCCTCCATGGATATGGTGCGTATGACCAGCTCGGGTACCGAAGCCACCATGTCGGCGATACGCCTGGCACGCGGCACCACCGGCCGGGATAAGATCGTTAAATTTGAAGGCAATTACCACGGCCACTCCGATTCACTGCTGGTAAAAGCGGGATCCGGCGCACTTACCCACGGTGAACCTAGCTCGCCGGGTGTGCCCGCCTCGCTGGCTGAACACACCATTACCCTGTCGTTTAACGACCCAGAAGGTGTAGAAGCGTGTTTTAGCGAGATTGGCGATCAAATTGCCTGCATTATCGTTGAACCCGTTGCCGGCAATATGAACTGTATCCCACCCCAGCCGGGCTTTTTGGAAACGCTGCGCCGGGTATGTAACGAGCACGGCAGCGTGCTTATTTTTGACGAAGTGATGACCGGTTTTCGAGTGGCATTGGGCGGCGCCCAAGCCCACTACGGTATCGTGCCTGATCTAACCTGCCTGGGAAAAATTGTCGGTGGTGGTATGCCGGTGGGTGCCTTTGGGGGCAAGCGCGAGATAATGCAAAATATTTCCCCCCTGGGCCCGGTTTATCAAGCGGGAACCTTGTCGGGTAATCCGCTGGCCATGGCGGCGGGTGTGGCGCTGCTGACCAAGCTGCAGGTACCAGGCTTCCACGATGCGCTCTCCCAGCGGGTTAACACGCTGTGTACGGGACTTCAGGAGCGAGCCAATGCGGCACGGGTGCCGATGATGACGCAGTCGGCGGGGGGCATGTTTGGGCTCTTCTTCACCTCGCAAAGCCGTGTGGATAACTTTGCTCAAGCCACCGCCTGTAACCCGGATGCCTTCCGCCGCTTCTTTGGCGCGATGCTTGATCACGGTGTTTACTTGGCGCCTTCTGCTTACGAAGCAGGCTTTATGTCCAGCGCTCATACGCCGGAAGACATTCAGTTCACCCTGGATGCTGCAGAAAAAGCCTTTGCTGTTATGTAA
- the thiD gene encoding bifunctional hydroxymethylpyrimidine kinase/phosphomethylpyrimidine kinase: MRRPLPPVVLVLAGHDPTGGAGLIADSEAVAACGGWAVTIPTALTVQNCHNVTRVIPAEPTAMRQMAEAISEMQVAAIKIGLLADEATLRAAEQIIRRFPGIPVVADPVFKAGGGTELSTPGLRQLFIDRLLPLVDILTPNRAELAQLTPDIDTPFDDTARAVVLMSQGCQAILVTATDEPLPGNDQQVVHTLHSPDTTRQWQWPRLPELFHGSGCTLASAIAARLAVGERLPTACEQAQHFTWQSLSQGFQPPSGQCLPHRFSRAVRF; the protein is encoded by the coding sequence ATGCGCCGACCGCTTCCCCCCGTGGTATTGGTGCTCGCCGGGCATGACCCGACGGGTGGCGCTGGATTAATCGCTGACAGTGAAGCCGTTGCGGCCTGTGGTGGTTGGGCGGTAACGATCCCCACTGCGCTGACGGTACAAAATTGCCACAATGTGACCCGTGTGATCCCTGCTGAGCCCACCGCGATGCGCCAAATGGCCGAGGCCATTAGTGAGATGCAGGTCGCGGCGATTAAGATTGGTCTACTCGCTGACGAAGCCACCCTGCGCGCCGCGGAGCAAATTATTCGCCGTTTTCCGGGTATTCCCGTGGTGGCCGATCCGGTCTTCAAGGCCGGTGGCGGAACTGAGTTATCCACACCCGGATTACGACAACTGTTTATTGATCGCCTGCTACCGCTTGTGGATATCTTAACGCCCAACCGTGCTGAATTGGCCCAGCTGACGCCTGACATTGATACGCCTTTCGATGATACGGCGCGCGCGGTGGTACTAATGTCACAGGGGTGCCAAGCCATTTTGGTCACTGCCACCGATGAGCCGCTGCCCGGCAACGACCAGCAGGTTGTGCATACCCTGCATTCGCCTGACACCACTCGCCAATGGCAGTGGCCGCGTTTGCCCGAACTCTTCCATGGCTCAGGCTGTACGCTTGCATCGGCCATTGCCGCTCGTCTTGCTGTTGGTGAGCGCTTACCAACTGCTTGTGAGCAGGCGCAGCACTTTACTTGGCAGAGTCTGTCTCAAGGCTTTCAACCGCCCAGCGGCCAGTGTTTGCCACATCGATTTTCACGGGCTGTCCGTTTTTGA
- a CDS encoding transporter substrate-binding domain-containing protein: protein MKVALPLSLTKTTLALALGLGSATAAMAQTPSVNVATDPSFVPFEMMDQETGEMVGFDMDIINEVAERAGFEVNLTTMEFSGIIPAVQTGSQEIAIAGTTITEERAEVVDFSDPYYDSGLRIIVRADNDDVETLEDLEGLSVATKIGSTSYDFLQQELGDDAEITPYPATADMYMALLGRNVDAVLYDAPNVAYFSQTRGEGRTKVVGPLYEGQQYGIVFHKGSEWVEPTNEALAAMKEDGTYDEIYTKWFGEAPSEE, encoded by the coding sequence ATGAAAGTAGCACTACCTCTCAGCCTAACCAAAACAACGCTGGCGCTCGCACTGGGATTGGGCAGCGCCACTGCCGCCATGGCCCAAACACCATCGGTGAACGTGGCCACTGACCCAAGCTTTGTGCCTTTTGAAATGATGGATCAAGAGACCGGCGAAATGGTCGGTTTCGATATGGACATCATCAACGAAGTTGCCGAACGGGCAGGTTTTGAAGTCAACCTCACCACCATGGAATTCTCGGGCATTATTCCCGCCGTGCAAACCGGCAGCCAGGAGATCGCCATTGCCGGTACTACCATCACCGAAGAGCGTGCGGAAGTCGTCGACTTTTCTGACCCCTATTACGACTCGGGGTTGAGAATTATCGTGCGTGCGGATAATGACGATGTTGAGACCCTGGAAGACCTAGAAGGCCTTAGCGTCGCCACTAAGATCGGCTCCACTAGCTACGACTTCCTTCAGCAAGAGCTAGGCGATGATGCTGAGATCACTCCCTACCCCGCCACCGCCGATATGTACATGGCGCTGTTAGGCCGTAACGTCGACGCCGTGCTCTATGACGCACCTAACGTCGCCTACTTCTCGCAGACCCGTGGTGAAGGCCGTACCAAGGTCGTTGGCCCGCTTTACGAAGGCCAACAGTACGGTATTGTTTTCCACAAAGGCAGCGAGTGGGTAGAGCCTACCAACGAAGCGCTCGCAGCGATGAAGGAAGACGGTACTTACGACGAGATCTACACCAAGTGGTTTGGTGAAGCGCCCAGCGAAGAGTGA
- the hemJ gene encoding protoporphyrinogen oxidase HemJ: protein MYLWVKAIHLMAVVTWFAALFYLPRLYVYHATARDNGDEQAISYFKTMERKLYRGIMTPSMIAVLIFGGWMLYLVPEWFSQGWMHAKLALVVLLIAYHHVCLIYLKQFAQDRCTKSHVFFRWFNEAPVIALVAIILLAVVKPF from the coding sequence ATGTACCTATGGGTAAAGGCCATTCACTTAATGGCCGTAGTGACGTGGTTCGCTGCGCTGTTCTATTTACCCCGCCTATATGTGTATCACGCCACTGCGCGGGATAACGGCGACGAACAGGCCATCAGCTATTTCAAAACAATGGAGCGTAAGCTCTACCGTGGCATCATGACCCCATCGATGATTGCGGTACTGATTTTTGGGGGCTGGATGCTCTATCTGGTGCCCGAATGGTTTAGCCAGGGCTGGATGCATGCCAAGCTGGCGCTAGTGGTTCTGCTTATCGCCTATCATCACGTTTGTTTGATCTATTTGAAGCAGTTTGCCCAGGATCGTTGTACCAAAAGCCATGTGTTTTTCCGCTGGTTTAACGAAGCGCCGGTGATTGCGCTCGTGGCGATTATTCTGCTTGCCGTTGTGAAGCCCTTTTGA